A genomic region of Leptolyngbya sp. NIES-2104 contains the following coding sequences:
- the psbN gene encoding photosystem II reaction center protein PsbN, protein MEPAFALNISICAAIVGLTGFAIYTAFGPPSANLEDPFEDHED, encoded by the coding sequence ATGGAACCTGCATTCGCGCTAAATATTTCGATTTGCGCGGCGATCGTTGGACTCACCGGATTCGCGATTTACACCGCGTTTGGTCCTCCTTCTGCCAATTTGGAAGACCCGTTTGAAGACCATGAAGACTAA